A DNA window from Danio aesculapii chromosome 1, fDanAes4.1, whole genome shotgun sequence contains the following coding sequences:
- the LOC130221985 gene encoding zinc finger protein 501, with amino-acid sequence MLSMEVQMDVSCCKSVGTDLSMLDIEDFISQICQLKKEVASLEAKLRERGEKLQPEASTWSVKDDHSKQKSRREQHSELSLGLLCFTDSQQSVCDSHDSVDKSAAESDGNTGEEQTAEKTCSTKEQDCRSLEETAEENPAEKVQSDYDEESEEDEKDDHCDDDDFIPSDENKDSSDEETASTSKQKPKTIFSCKHCRKTFSKLANLLKHEQKHSGQKVFFCKRCDVSFPTLKERQVHSKVHMVKKEFHCELCGKVSFSSGNLKTHMKTHTKEKPFHCSECDKHFSTKQSMMVHKRIHTGERPYKCPHCVKTFRDGSHFKTHMRSHASERPYQCSECGKTFKQPICLISHQKIHSEKMHQCLQCDKRFRQIAHLKRHERMHSGEKPYLCFHCGKSFSDPAHFRVHQRVHTGERPYQCSVCGKRFRQHTNLLKHKRIHTGERPFKCSHCDKMFARSDVLKIHERVHTGEKPYHCSICGERFAYLGGFQTHQNKHVKEQPAPEST; translated from the exons ATGTTGAGCATGGAAGTGCAGATGGACGTGAGCTGCTGTAAATCAGTAGGAACTGATCTGTCCATGCTGGATATTGAGGATTTCATTAGTCAAATCTGTCAGCTGAAGAAAGAGGTGGCGTCGCTGGAGGCCAAGCTGAGAGAAAGAGGAGAGAAACTCCAGCCAGAG GCTTCCACCTGGAGTGTCAAAGATGATCATTCCAAACAGAAGTCCAGACGCGAGCAGCACTCAGAGCTCAGCCTCGGTTTGCTGTGTTTTACTGACTCTCAGCAGAGTGTGTGCGACAGTCACGACTCAGTGGATAAATCCGCTGCGGAGTCTGATGGTAACACTGGAGAAGAGCAGACGGCGGAGAAAACCTGCTCCACCAAAGAGCAGGACTGCAGGAGTTTAGAAGAGACGGCGGAAGAAAACCCTGCAGAGAAAGTGCAGAGCGACTATGATGAAGAGAGTGAGGAAGATGAGAAGGATGATCACTGTGATGATGATGACTTCATTCCTTCAG ATGAAAACAAAGATTCATCTGATGAAGAAACCGCATCGACCTCAAAACAGAAGCCGAAGACCATTTTCTCCTGCAAACACTGCAGAAAAACATTCAGCAAGCTCGCAAATCTATTGAAACACGAGCAAAAGCACTCCGGGCAGAAGGTTTTCTTCTGCAAGAGATGCGACGTCAGCTTTCCCACCTTAAAAGAGCGCCAAGTTCACTCAAAAGTGCACATGGTGAAGAAGGAGTTTCACTGCGAGCTATGCGGGAAGGTTTCCTTCTCCTCCGGCAATCTgaaaacacacatgaaaacacacaccaAAGAAAAGCCGTTCCACTGCAGCGAATGCGACAAGCACTTCAGCACCAAACAGTCCATGATGGTCCACAAGAGAATCCACACCGGCGAAAGGCCGTATAAATGCCCTCACTGCGTCAAGACCTTCAGAGACGGCTCGCATTTTAAAACGCACATGCGATCGCACGCCAGCGAGCGGCCGTATCAGTGCAGCGAGTGCGGAAAAACCTTCAAGCAACCCATTTGTTTAATTTCACACCAGAAAATACATTCAGAAAAAATGCATCAGTGTCTACAATGCGACAAGCGTTTCCGGCAGATCGCGCACTTGAAGCGCCACGAGCGAATGCATTCGGGAGAAAAGCCGTATTTGTGTTTCCACTGCGGGAAGAGTTTTTCAGATCCGGCGCACTTCAGGGTCCACCAGAGAGTCCATACTGGAGAACGGCCGTACCAGTGCAGCGTCTGCGGGAAGAGGTTCCGCCAACACACCAATCTACTGAAGCacaagaggattcacactggagaaagaccttttaagtgttcacactgcgacaagatgTTCGCACGATCGGACGTGCTGAAGATCCACGAAAGAGTTCAtaccggagagaaaccgtaccACTGCTCCATCTGCGGAGAGAGGTTTGCGTATTTAGGAGGATTCCAGACGCACCAGAATAAACATGTGAAAGAACAGCCGGCTCCAGAATCAACATAG
- the LOC130222006 gene encoding adhesion G protein-coupled receptor E5-like isoform X1: MEPKWALLLGFFLSSCSEYITGLTFDCGDGWCTTTEGSYTDIRADEAVQCHGVQCLKNGPSASVHPALQISDDPDLEISGDLDLEISGDPDLEFSTDFEITNYTTYGIPTDSKHCQDINECSETPDICGTNGDCINHPCGFSCRCHQGYTNYGNNQSKCIQIDCDQFNSKPDGDHAPEKLNQMMSLLKDSCESLNDPVGKHLNAEELLESLCNSTDDLLLEGKVADSENLSVFLDMVENSMRLIGPQLKEPVTKMETQNTYAEVAVTRNQTPPSGSVTLSTDSALITTSWETVVGNSYSGFAFVALISYKDMNSSSDLSHKTSRTLQEDNRKRLHVDKKKITYQLNSKVVTAVVSNPDTKHLSDVKFTFTHEEERAESGGVAYSCVYWNDSERAWSGRGCAREWSNSTHTVCHWSHLSSFAVLMALYPIQDTFASVLITRVGLVLSLLCLFLCILTFCFCRSIQSTRNSIHLNLSVCLFIADLVFLCGISSTHNQVACAIVAGLLHFFFLSAFCWMLLEGVQLYRMVVLVFHTTLKQLYMYAVGYGVPVVIVSISAIAFPKGYGTNKHCWLSLQGYLILSFFAPVCIIVILNIIVFIITVWKLAQKFSSLNPDLSKLHKIRSFLATAVAQLCVLGGSWVFGFFLFQKNGTEVMLYLFIILNSLQGALIFIMHCLLSKQVRVEYRNLFLRMCPYKKKGDYSVSTEPSHSSQKPLQRDQSTGESQV; encoded by the exons ATGGAGCCAAAATGGGCACTGCTTTTGG GTTTCTTTCTGTCGTCATGCAGTGAATATATCACAGGATTAACATTCGACTGTGGTGATGGTTGGTGTACAACTACAGAGGGAAGTTACACCGACATTAGAGCTGATGAAGCAGTACAATGTCACG GTGTTCAGTGTCTTAAGAATGGGCCTTCTGCATCTGTTCATCCAGCTTTACAGATCTCTGATGATCCAGATTTGGAGATCTCTGGTGATCTAGATTTAGAGATCTCCGGTGATCCAGATTTAGAGTTCTCTACAGATTTTGAGATCACTAATTATACAACTTACGGGATCCCAACTGACTCCAAACATTGTCAAG aTATTAATGAGTGTTCAGAAACTCCAGATATTTGTGGCACAAACGGAGACTGCATCAATCATCCATGTGGCTTCAGCTGCAGATGTCATCAGGGCTACACAAACTACGGAAACAACCAGTCCAAATGCATTC AAATCGACTGTGATCAGTTTAATTCTAAGCCTGATGGAGACCACGCACCAGAGAAG TTGAATCAGATGATGTCTCTGCTGAAGGACAGCTGCGAGTCTCTGAATGATCCAGTAGGAAAACATTTAAATGCAGAGGAGCTACTGGAG AGCTTGTGCAATTCCACTGATGATCTGCTGTTGGAGGGGAAAGTCGCTGACAGTGAGAATCTGAGTGTATTTCTGGACATGGTGGAGAACAGCATGCGTCTGATTGGTCCTCAGCTGAAAGAGCCTGTGACCAAGATGGAGACGCAAAATACCT ATGCTGAGGTTGCGGTCACACGTAATCAGACTCCGCCCAGTGGGAGTGTCACTCTGAGCACAGACTCCGCCCTCATCACCACCAGCTGGGAAACGGTTGTTGGCAATTCATATTcag GCTTCGCATTTGTGGCTCTGATCAGTTATAAAGATATGAACTCATCCAGTGATCTGTCTCACAAGACGAGCAGAACATTACAAGAGGATAACAGAAAGAGATTGCATGTGGACAAGAAAAAAATCACTTACCAGCTCAACTCAAAGGTGGTGACGGCTGTCGTCAGTAATCCAGACACCAAACATCTGTCTGATGTGAAGTTCACATTTACACATGAGGAG GAGAGGGCGGAGTCTGGGGGCGTGGCTTACTCCTGTGTGTACTGGAATGATTCTGAGAGAGCATGGTCTGGGCGGGGCTGTGCGAGGGAGTGGtctaacagcactcatacagtgTGTCACTGGTCTCACCTCAGTAGTTTCGCTGTGCTGATGGCTCTCTATCCCATACAG GACACTTTTGCATCAGTGCTGATAACGCGTGTGGGTTTAGTTCTGTCTCTGCTCTGTTTATTCCTCTGTATCCTGACCTTCTGCTTCTGCCGCTCAATCCAAAGCACCCGGAACAGCATCCACCTCAATCTGAGCGTCTGCCTCTTCATCGCAGACCTCGTCTTCCTCTGCGGGATCTCCAGTACTCACAATCAG GTGGCGTGTGCGATTGTGGCCGGTCTGCTCCACTTCTTCTTCTTGTCTGCGTTCTGCTGGATGCTGCTGGAGGGGGTTCAGCTCTACAGGATGGTTGTTCTAGTTTTTCACACTACATTAAAACAGCTGTACATGTATGCGGTGGGATACGGAGTCCCTGTCGTCATTGTCTCCATCTCTGCCATCGCCTTCCCAAAGGGATACGGCACAAACAAACA CTGTTGGCTTTCCCTCCAGGGTTATTTAATCTTGAGTTTCTTCGCACCCGTCTGCATCATCGTCATCCTCAACATTATTGTCTTCATCATCACTGTGTGGAAACTGGCCCAAAAGTTCTCCAGCCTCAACCCAGACCTCTCCAAACTCCACaagatcag GAGTTTTTTAGCGACCGCAGTGGCTCAGCTGTGTGTTCTTGGAGGATCCTGGGTTTTCGGCTTCTTCCTCTTCCAGAAAAACGGTACTGAGGTCATGTTGTACCTCTTCATTATCCTCAACAGCCTCCAGGGGGCGCTGATCTTCATCATGCACTGCCTGCTGTCTAAACAG GTGAGAGTGGAGTATCGCAATCTGTTTTTGCGAATGTGTCCTTATAAAAAGAAAGGAGACTACAGTGTCAGTACAGAGCCATCCCACAGCAGTCAG AAACCTCTACAGAGAGATCAGAGCACAGGAGAGTCACAAGTGTGA
- the LOC130222006 gene encoding adhesion G protein-coupled receptor E5-like isoform X2, with protein sequence MEPKWALLLGFFLSSCSEYITGLTFDCGDGWCTTTEGSYTDIRADEAVQCHGVQCLKNGPSASVHPALQISDDPDLEISGDLDLEISGDPDLEFSTDFEITNYTTYGIPTDSKHCQDINECSETPDICGTNGDCINHPCGFSCRCHQGYTNYGNNQSKCIQIDCDQFNSKPDGDHAPEKLNQMMSLLKDSCESLNDPVGKHLNAEELLESLCNSTDDLLLEGKVADSENLSVFLDMVENSMRLIGPQLKEPVTKMETQNTYAEVAVTRNQTPPSGSVTLSTDSALITTSWETVVGNSYSGFAFVALISYKDMNSSSDLSHKTSRTLQEDNRKRLHVDKKKITYQLNSKVVTAVVSNPDTKHLSDVKFTFTHEEERAESGGVAYSCVYWNDSERAWSGRGCAREWSNSTHTVCHWSHLSSFAVLMALYPIQDTFASVLITRVGLVLSLLCLFLCILTFCFCRSIQSTRNSIHLNLSVCLFIADLVFLCGISSTHNQVACAIVAGLLHFFFLSAFCWMLLEGVQLYRMVVLVFHTTLKQLYMYAVGYGVPVVIVSISAIAFPKGYGTNKHCWLSLQGYLILSFFAPVCIIVILNIIVFIITVWKLAQKFSSLNPDLSKLHKIRCFFSDRSGSAVCSWRILGFRLLPLPEKRY encoded by the exons ATGGAGCCAAAATGGGCACTGCTTTTGG GTTTCTTTCTGTCGTCATGCAGTGAATATATCACAGGATTAACATTCGACTGTGGTGATGGTTGGTGTACAACTACAGAGGGAAGTTACACCGACATTAGAGCTGATGAAGCAGTACAATGTCACG GTGTTCAGTGTCTTAAGAATGGGCCTTCTGCATCTGTTCATCCAGCTTTACAGATCTCTGATGATCCAGATTTGGAGATCTCTGGTGATCTAGATTTAGAGATCTCCGGTGATCCAGATTTAGAGTTCTCTACAGATTTTGAGATCACTAATTATACAACTTACGGGATCCCAACTGACTCCAAACATTGTCAAG aTATTAATGAGTGTTCAGAAACTCCAGATATTTGTGGCACAAACGGAGACTGCATCAATCATCCATGTGGCTTCAGCTGCAGATGTCATCAGGGCTACACAAACTACGGAAACAACCAGTCCAAATGCATTC AAATCGACTGTGATCAGTTTAATTCTAAGCCTGATGGAGACCACGCACCAGAGAAG TTGAATCAGATGATGTCTCTGCTGAAGGACAGCTGCGAGTCTCTGAATGATCCAGTAGGAAAACATTTAAATGCAGAGGAGCTACTGGAG AGCTTGTGCAATTCCACTGATGATCTGCTGTTGGAGGGGAAAGTCGCTGACAGTGAGAATCTGAGTGTATTTCTGGACATGGTGGAGAACAGCATGCGTCTGATTGGTCCTCAGCTGAAAGAGCCTGTGACCAAGATGGAGACGCAAAATACCT ATGCTGAGGTTGCGGTCACACGTAATCAGACTCCGCCCAGTGGGAGTGTCACTCTGAGCACAGACTCCGCCCTCATCACCACCAGCTGGGAAACGGTTGTTGGCAATTCATATTcag GCTTCGCATTTGTGGCTCTGATCAGTTATAAAGATATGAACTCATCCAGTGATCTGTCTCACAAGACGAGCAGAACATTACAAGAGGATAACAGAAAGAGATTGCATGTGGACAAGAAAAAAATCACTTACCAGCTCAACTCAAAGGTGGTGACGGCTGTCGTCAGTAATCCAGACACCAAACATCTGTCTGATGTGAAGTTCACATTTACACATGAGGAG GAGAGGGCGGAGTCTGGGGGCGTGGCTTACTCCTGTGTGTACTGGAATGATTCTGAGAGAGCATGGTCTGGGCGGGGCTGTGCGAGGGAGTGGtctaacagcactcatacagtgTGTCACTGGTCTCACCTCAGTAGTTTCGCTGTGCTGATGGCTCTCTATCCCATACAG GACACTTTTGCATCAGTGCTGATAACGCGTGTGGGTTTAGTTCTGTCTCTGCTCTGTTTATTCCTCTGTATCCTGACCTTCTGCTTCTGCCGCTCAATCCAAAGCACCCGGAACAGCATCCACCTCAATCTGAGCGTCTGCCTCTTCATCGCAGACCTCGTCTTCCTCTGCGGGATCTCCAGTACTCACAATCAG GTGGCGTGTGCGATTGTGGCCGGTCTGCTCCACTTCTTCTTCTTGTCTGCGTTCTGCTGGATGCTGCTGGAGGGGGTTCAGCTCTACAGGATGGTTGTTCTAGTTTTTCACACTACATTAAAACAGCTGTACATGTATGCGGTGGGATACGGAGTCCCTGTCGTCATTGTCTCCATCTCTGCCATCGCCTTCCCAAAGGGATACGGCACAAACAAACA CTGTTGGCTTTCCCTCCAGGGTTATTTAATCTTGAGTTTCTTCGCACCCGTCTGCATCATCGTCATCCTCAACATTATTGTCTTCATCATCACTGTGTGGAAACTGGCCCAAAAGTTCTCCAGCCTCAACCCAGACCTCTCCAAACTCCACaagatcaggtgt TTTTTTAGCGACCGCAGTGGCTCAGCTGTGTGTTCTTGGAGGATCCTGGGTTTTCGGCTTCTTCCTCTTCCAGAAAAACGGTACTGA